From Synechococcus sp. UW69, the proteins below share one genomic window:
- a CDS encoding aminopeptidase P N-terminal domain-containing protein codes for MNGFDSGIHARRRALFLEQLGAAAAVIPAAALATHHADCEWPFRQDSDFFYLTGFDEPDAVALLLPHRPEGERYVLFVQPKDPAAEVWTGIRWGTEGAVERYGADVAHPLDQLSAKLPEYLAGAEAIAFRVGRHASVESMVLSAWGRQLDTFARTGTAALGLVAPTPILQRLRLRKEPHELERLREACRISAEAHELARSITRPGMNEAEVQAAIEAHFRSQGARGPAYGSIVAGGDNACVLHYTANTAPLQDGDLLLIDAGCSLEDYYNGDITRTFPVNGSFSAEQRELYSLVLAAQEAAIAVVAPGGTADAVHATALRLLVEGLVDLGLLIGDVDGIIERGDYRHLYMHRTGHWLGLDVHDVGAYRLGEQPAPLEPGMVLTVEPGLYVSDRLSVPEGQPEIDDRWKGIGIRIEDDVAVTETGHEVLTAGALKSVAAMER; via the coding sequence GTGAACGGCTTCGATTCCGGAATCCATGCGCGTCGTCGCGCCCTGTTCCTGGAGCAACTGGGCGCAGCCGCTGCGGTGATTCCCGCTGCCGCATTGGCCACCCACCACGCCGACTGCGAATGGCCCTTCCGTCAGGACAGCGATTTTTTCTATCTCACCGGTTTTGATGAGCCCGATGCAGTGGCCTTGTTGCTGCCGCATCGGCCGGAGGGAGAGCGTTACGTGCTGTTCGTGCAGCCCAAGGACCCTGCGGCTGAGGTGTGGACGGGGATTCGTTGGGGCACTGAGGGAGCTGTGGAGCGTTACGGGGCGGACGTGGCCCATCCGTTGGATCAGTTGAGCGCAAAACTGCCGGAGTACCTCGCCGGTGCCGAAGCCATTGCCTTTCGGGTTGGCCGTCACGCTTCTGTCGAATCGATGGTGCTCTCCGCCTGGGGGCGACAGCTCGACACCTTTGCCCGTACGGGGACGGCCGCCTTGGGCTTGGTGGCACCCACCCCGATCTTGCAGCGCCTGCGCCTGCGCAAGGAGCCCCACGAGCTGGAACGGCTAAGGGAGGCTTGTCGCATCTCCGCCGAAGCCCACGAATTGGCCCGTTCGATCACCCGCCCCGGCATGAATGAGGCTGAGGTTCAGGCGGCGATCGAAGCCCACTTCCGCAGCCAAGGTGCCCGCGGCCCGGCCTACGGCTCCATCGTTGCCGGTGGCGACAACGCCTGTGTGCTGCACTACACCGCCAACACGGCACCCCTCCAGGACGGAGACCTGCTGCTGATTGATGCCGGCTGTTCGCTGGAGGATTACTACAACGGTGACATCACCCGAACCTTCCCTGTGAATGGAAGCTTCTCGGCGGAACAGCGGGAGCTCTACAGCCTGGTGTTGGCAGCCCAGGAGGCTGCCATTGCTGTCGTGGCCCCAGGAGGCACCGCTGATGCGGTGCACGCCACAGCCCTGCGCTTGCTTGTCGAGGGGCTGGTGGATTTGGGCCTGCTGATCGGGGACGTGGACGGGATCATCGAGCGGGGCGACTACCGCCACCTGTACATGCACCGCACCGGCCATTGGCTGGGTCTGGATGTGCATGACGTTGGTGCTTATCGGCTCGGGGAGCAACCCGCTCCGCTGGAGCCGGGCATGGTGCTCACGGTGGAACCAGGTCTTTATGTCAGCGATCGGCTCAGCGTGCCTGAAGGTCAGCCTGAGATCGACGATCGCTGGAAAGGCATCGGTATCCGCATCGAAGATGACGTTGCCGTTACCGAGACCGGTCACGAGGTGCTCACGGCTGGTGCCCTGAAGAGCGTTGCCGCGATGGAACGCTGA
- a CDS encoding NAD+ synthase produces MRIALAQLNPVVGDFEGNAKQILDAVRSAEEQAAELVLTPELSLWGYPPRDQLLEPSRIQHQEAMLQWLVNQLSSSITLLVGAALPAADNRSPRLLNGVVLVNRLGWRPIAHKQLLPSYDVFDERRYFRPGDGPCLLTLPNGKRLGLTICEDLWVDDGLQRERLAGPDPIDQLMPEQPDLVINLAASPFDAAKPALRQQLAAAAARRLNCPLIYLNQVGGNDELVFDGASFVVGADGGIQLELPVCEDHLVVWDSDQPAPARVQPMDPLERLFRALVLGVRDYAQKCGFKKALLGLSGGIDSALVAVIATAALGKEAVATLLMPSPWSSAGSIDDALALAERLGLQTNTVPIAGLMEGYDNALTAPLGEAPQGITAENLQSRIRGTLLMAVANQQGQLLLTTGNKSELAVGYCTLYGDMNGGLAVIGDLYKTSVFALCDWLDSQAAQGCRQSLGLPRQGELVGEAIRRKPPSAELWPNQKDSDSLPDYDALDALLKGLIQERHSGEALVAAGHDPALVERVERLLKRAEFKRRQAAPLLKVSPQAFGSGWRLPIAAA; encoded by the coding sequence ATGCGCATCGCCCTGGCACAACTCAACCCCGTGGTCGGCGACTTCGAGGGCAATGCCAAGCAGATTCTGGATGCCGTGCGCAGTGCCGAGGAACAGGCGGCAGAGCTTGTGCTGACCCCTGAACTCTCCCTCTGGGGCTATCCCCCCCGGGACCAGTTGCTCGAGCCCAGCCGGATCCAGCATCAGGAGGCGATGCTGCAGTGGCTGGTCAACCAACTCAGCAGCAGCATCACCCTGTTGGTGGGTGCAGCGCTGCCGGCAGCGGATAACCGCAGCCCAAGGCTGCTCAATGGTGTCGTGCTGGTGAATCGCCTGGGCTGGCGGCCGATTGCCCACAAACAACTGCTGCCCAGTTACGACGTCTTTGATGAGCGCCGCTATTTCCGCCCTGGCGATGGCCCCTGTCTGCTGACTTTGCCGAACGGGAAGCGGTTGGGACTCACCATCTGCGAAGACCTGTGGGTGGATGACGGCCTGCAACGCGAGCGTCTGGCCGGACCGGATCCCATTGATCAACTGATGCCAGAGCAGCCGGATCTGGTCATCAATCTTGCGGCCTCTCCCTTCGATGCCGCGAAGCCCGCCCTGCGCCAGCAATTAGCAGCTGCAGCGGCGCGGCGCCTGAACTGCCCACTGATCTATCTCAATCAAGTCGGAGGCAACGACGAGCTGGTGTTCGACGGGGCCAGTTTTGTGGTGGGCGCCGATGGCGGTATACAGCTGGAGCTTCCCGTCTGTGAAGACCATCTTGTGGTCTGGGACAGCGACCAACCCGCTCCTGCTCGGGTCCAGCCGATGGATCCCCTGGAGCGACTTTTCCGAGCCCTGGTGCTCGGAGTGCGCGATTACGCCCAGAAATGCGGTTTCAAAAAGGCATTGCTGGGGTTGAGCGGCGGCATCGACTCCGCACTGGTGGCGGTGATCGCCACCGCTGCCCTGGGGAAGGAAGCTGTGGCCACGCTGTTGATGCCCTCCCCCTGGAGCTCGGCTGGATCCATTGACGATGCCTTGGCCTTGGCCGAACGGCTTGGCCTGCAGACCAACACTGTGCCCATCGCCGGCCTAATGGAGGGCTACGACAATGCCCTGACGGCACCGTTGGGGGAGGCGCCTCAAGGGATAACGGCGGAGAATCTGCAATCCCGTATTCGCGGCACCCTGCTGATGGCCGTGGCCAACCAACAGGGGCAATTGCTGCTCACTACCGGCAATAAATCAGAACTAGCCGTGGGCTACTGCACCCTCTACGGCGACATGAACGGCGGGCTGGCGGTGATTGGCGATCTCTACAAAACCAGCGTGTTTGCACTGTGCGATTGGCTCGACAGCCAAGCAGCCCAGGGCTGCCGGCAGTCGCTGGGGCTACCGAGGCAAGGAGAGCTGGTGGGGGAAGCGATTCGACGCAAACCCCCCAGTGCCGAACTGTGGCCCAACCAGAAGGACAGCGACTCCCTGCCCGACTACGACGCCCTTGATGCACTGCTCAAAGGCCTGATTCAGGAGCGCCACTCCGGCGAGGCCCTGGTGGCAGCCGGCCACGATCCCGCCCTGGTGGAACGGGTGGAACGGCTGCTGAAACGGGCCGAATTCAAACGGCGGCAGGCTGCACCGTTACTCAAGGTGAGTCCCCAGGCCTTCGGCAGCGGCTGGCGCTTGCCAATTGCAGCGGCCTAA
- a CDS encoding CNNM domain-containing protein, whose amino-acid sequence MSSDLLVLLLLVLVVLLGSALCSGVEAALLTVSPIRVHELAARERPVPGARRLAQLRKRLGRTLSALVIANNGFNIFGSLMLGGYAAWVFEQRNISGAALPVFSVGLTVLVILLGEILPKALGSRLALPVSLASAPLLHWLGLALRPLVLLLERMLPAITAEAELSTNEEEIRLLARLGSQKGEIEADEAAMIGKVFQLNDLTARDLMTPRVAAPTLDGGLSIEAQRAQLMSNNDPWWVVLGDQVDKVLGVASRERVLTALLENRGLLTPVDLCEPVEYVPEMIRADRLLTGFRRDSSGVRVVVDEFGGFVGVIGAESVLAVLAGWWRKPAA is encoded by the coding sequence ATGAGCTCCGACCTCCTGGTGCTGTTGCTGCTGGTTTTGGTGGTGCTGTTGGGCTCGGCCCTCTGCTCCGGCGTGGAAGCCGCTTTACTCACGGTAAGTCCGATCCGAGTGCACGAACTGGCGGCCCGGGAGCGCCCCGTACCCGGAGCCCGCAGGCTGGCGCAGTTGCGCAAGCGCCTGGGACGCACCTTGTCTGCCCTGGTAATCGCCAACAACGGCTTCAACATTTTCGGGAGCCTGATGCTGGGTGGTTACGCCGCCTGGGTGTTCGAACAACGGAACATCAGCGGCGCCGCCCTGCCGGTGTTCTCGGTGGGCCTGACCGTGCTGGTAATCCTGTTGGGCGAAATCCTGCCCAAAGCCCTCGGAAGTCGCCTGGCACTGCCAGTGTCCCTGGCCAGCGCACCACTTCTTCACTGGCTTGGCCTGGCGCTCAGGCCGCTTGTGCTGTTGCTGGAGAGAATGCTTCCGGCCATCACCGCAGAAGCGGAACTCAGCACCAACGAAGAGGAAATCCGTCTGCTGGCTCGCCTGGGCTCACAGAAGGGAGAAATCGAGGCCGACGAAGCCGCGATGATCGGCAAGGTCTTTCAGCTGAACGATCTCACTGCCCGTGACCTGATGACTCCGCGGGTGGCGGCACCAACCCTTGACGGCGGCCTGAGCATCGAAGCCCAGCGGGCCCAGCTGATGAGCAACAACGACCCCTGGTGGGTGGTGCTCGGCGATCAGGTGGACAAAGTGCTTGGGGTGGCCAGCCGCGAACGGGTGCTCACAGCTCTGTTGGAAAACCGTGGCCTGCTGACCCCCGTCGACCTCTGCGAACCGGTGGAGTATGTGCCGGAGATGATCCGGGCCGATCGACTGCTGACGGGGTTCCGGCGCGACAGCAGCGGAGTGCGCGTGGTGGTGGATGAATTCGGAGGATTTGTTGGCGTGATCGGCGCCGAATCGGTTCTGGCGGTGCTGGCCGGGTGGTGGCGCAAGCCGGCAGCATGA
- a CDS encoding GTP-binding protein: MSGMQPTPPHTVERCQVLLERWRKQLQLSAKERGLLGGDLRLLDRQLQRLQQRRLRIALFGRVGVGKSSLINALIQRPLLQTDVAHGSTRRQQAVDWPMDIAGLTRVELVDTPGIDEIDAAGRARLASRVAMGADLVLLVLDSDLTRADLEALTTLLASGKPLQVVLNRSDRWPEQERAALLRSIRGRLPVDLPITAAAAAPRSPQIQADGRVRSTITTPQVHDLREQLTQQLESEGTLLLAIQSLRQADRFQGACQQLRLQQHRRTAQSLIGRYAAAKATGVAVNPVVALDMAGGMACDTALVLQLSRLYNLPMTPAAARLLLTRLSSHNALLGGVQLGLAALKQALLLLVPVSSGGSLAPAAPVALAQAALAVHASRRTGRLVAQQLLRRRGGQPGALLRRLAERDPVVHHWLLRWPKDLEQDLQPLLP, encoded by the coding sequence ATGAGCGGGATGCAACCCACCCCGCCCCACACCGTCGAACGCTGCCAGGTGCTGCTGGAGCGCTGGAGGAAACAGCTGCAGCTGAGCGCCAAGGAACGGGGACTGCTGGGGGGTGACTTGCGGCTTCTGGATCGTCAACTGCAACGGCTGCAGCAACGACGCCTGCGCATTGCGCTGTTTGGTCGGGTGGGGGTTGGCAAATCCAGCCTGATCAATGCATTGATCCAACGCCCGCTGCTGCAGACGGATGTCGCTCACGGCAGCACCCGGCGGCAACAGGCGGTGGATTGGCCCATGGACATTGCTGGACTGACCAGAGTTGAGCTAGTGGACACCCCTGGAATCGATGAAATCGATGCCGCCGGGAGGGCTCGATTGGCCTCCCGTGTGGCCATGGGAGCCGACCTGGTATTGCTGGTGCTGGACAGCGACTTAACCCGGGCTGACCTGGAGGCCTTGACCACGCTTTTAGCCAGTGGAAAGCCCCTACAAGTGGTTTTGAATCGCAGCGATCGCTGGCCGGAGCAGGAGCGCGCCGCGCTGCTTCGCAGCATTCGCGGGCGTCTGCCGGTGGATCTCCCAATCACGGCCGCTGCGGCTGCACCCCGCAGTCCCCAGATCCAGGCCGATGGCCGGGTGCGCAGCACGATCACAACGCCACAGGTGCATGACCTGCGCGAGCAGCTCACCCAGCAGCTGGAGAGCGAAGGCACCCTGCTGCTGGCGATCCAGTCGCTACGCCAGGCCGACCGCTTCCAAGGAGCATGCCAGCAACTCCGGCTGCAACAGCACCGCCGCACGGCCCAGAGCCTGATCGGTCGCTACGCAGCAGCCAAGGCCACCGGTGTGGCCGTCAACCCAGTGGTGGCACTGGATATGGCGGGAGGCATGGCCTGCGATACCGCCCTGGTGCTTCAGCTCAGCCGCCTCTACAACCTGCCGATGACGCCAGCGGCGGCACGACTGCTGCTGACTCGTCTCTCCAGCCATAACGCCCTGCTGGGAGGTGTTCAGCTGGGACTAGCGGCACTCAAACAGGCACTTCTGCTGCTGGTGCCCGTCAGCAGCGGCGGCAGCCTGGCCCCGGCAGCTCCTGTGGCCCTCGCTCAAGCCGCCCTGGCGGTGCATGCCAGCCGCCGGACGGGACGGCTTGTAGCGCAGCAATTGCTGCGCCGTCGTGGCGGTCAACCCGGAGCCCTGCTGCGCCGCTTGGCAGAACGAGATCCCGTGGTGCACCACTGGCTGCTGCGCTGGCCGAAAGATCTGGAGCAGGATCTCCAACCGCTGCTGCCCTGA
- a CDS encoding TIGR02466 family protein — translation MLQLHQLFPTVVGTTQLPLDPLQQAACLQALLDGRGEAEGNPSEGCAWTGDLHGVWQLHQDERFQALVQQVNDQVWSYLDSIGFARSQVALHLQRCWPVISDWDQAVGRHHHPNAHLSAVLYLTGTGSGEEGVLRLHASHQPNELVAGLAVGYGGPIAPNHPLNQSHWDLAPRPGLLVLFPSSLQHSVLPNADPDELRCSISFDFVLTAQEQGGSPEYLAPHPRHWTSLDEPIA, via the coding sequence GTGCTTCAGCTGCATCAGCTCTTTCCCACAGTGGTAGGCACAACCCAACTCCCCCTGGACCCACTGCAGCAGGCCGCATGCCTGCAGGCTCTGCTGGACGGTCGAGGCGAAGCAGAGGGAAACCCCAGCGAGGGCTGCGCCTGGACGGGTGATCTCCATGGTGTGTGGCAGCTCCATCAAGACGAACGCTTTCAGGCCTTGGTGCAACAGGTGAATGATCAGGTGTGGAGTTACCTCGATTCAATTGGGTTCGCCCGAAGCCAAGTCGCCCTGCATCTGCAGCGGTGCTGGCCTGTCATCAGTGACTGGGATCAGGCGGTTGGACGGCACCATCACCCCAATGCTCATCTCAGCGCTGTCCTCTATCTCACCGGCACCGGCTCCGGTGAGGAGGGCGTTTTACGTCTGCATGCATCCCATCAACCGAATGAGTTGGTGGCTGGCTTGGCGGTGGGTTATGGCGGTCCGATTGCACCAAACCATCCTTTGAATCAATCCCATTGGGATCTAGCTCCACGACCAGGTTTGCTCGTGCTTTTCCCTTCGAGTCTTCAGCACAGTGTTTTGCCGAATGCCGACCCGGATGAGCTGCGCTGTTCCATCAGTTTTGATTTTGTTCTGACGGCTCAAGAGCAGGGTGGATCTCCGGAGTACCTCGCACCCCACCCCCGTCATTGGACATCCCTGGATGAGCCCATTGCCTGA
- a CDS encoding nicotinate-nucleotide adenylyltransferase — MTVAAIALLGTSADPPTRGHQVLLEGLLNRYGQVATWASDNPLKQHDAPLSLRAMLLSQLVEQLQDERLELAQHLSSPYTLITLQRAAQHWPDRELVFVVGSDLASQIPRWKQSDGWLPQCRLAIAPRKGWPLQDANLQALRDLGGRVELLDLEVPATASSQLRRQPNAAEIPESVWPLLLQHNLYGLSGSLC, encoded by the coding sequence ATGACCGTTGCTGCCATCGCCTTGCTGGGCACAAGCGCCGATCCACCCACCCGGGGCCATCAAGTTCTGCTGGAAGGGCTGCTGAACCGCTACGGCCAAGTGGCGACCTGGGCCAGCGACAACCCTCTGAAACAACACGATGCCCCCCTGTCCTTGCGGGCGATGCTGCTCAGCCAGCTGGTGGAGCAATTGCAGGATGAACGCCTGGAACTAGCCCAGCACCTGAGCAGCCCTTACACCTTGATCACCCTGCAACGGGCCGCCCAGCACTGGCCGGATCGGGAGCTGGTGTTTGTGGTGGGCAGCGACCTGGCCAGCCAGATCCCCCGCTGGAAACAAAGCGATGGCTGGCTGCCGCAGTGCCGATTGGCGATCGCCCCGCGCAAGGGCTGGCCTCTCCAAGACGCGAATCTGCAAGCGCTGCGGGATCTAGGCGGACGGGTGGAGCTGCTGGATCTTGAGGTTCCCGCCACCGCCAGTTCGCAGCTGCGCCGTCAACCCAATGCAGCTGAAATTCCGGAATCGGTGTGGCCGCTGTTACTCCAGCACAATCTGTATGGCCTGTCGGGAAGCCTCTGCTGA
- a CDS encoding YchJ family protein → MPGGFGGALDQSLCPCGGGAYRSCCGPMHRGEQRAETAEQLMRSRYSAFVRGEVDYLMTTHPEPDVPAQQRRLALQRSCRQTHWLGLTVLAVSAGGPGDLEGTVQFEARYRGGVLKETSLFRRRDGAADGPWLYMAALKLEG, encoded by the coding sequence ATGCCTGGCGGTTTCGGTGGAGCCCTTGATCAGAGTCTTTGTCCCTGTGGGGGTGGTGCTTATCGCAGCTGCTGTGGGCCCATGCATCGCGGCGAACAGCGTGCTGAAACGGCTGAACAGCTGATGCGCTCGAGGTATTCAGCCTTTGTGCGTGGGGAAGTGGACTACCTGATGACCACCCATCCCGAGCCGGATGTTCCAGCGCAGCAGCGGCGCCTTGCCCTGCAGCGGAGTTGTCGCCAGACCCATTGGCTCGGATTGACCGTGCTTGCCGTCAGTGCGGGTGGTCCCGGCGACCTAGAGGGAACGGTGCAATTTGAGGCGCGTTACCGCGGTGGGGTGCTGAAAGAAACGTCGTTGTTTCGGCGTCGCGATGGCGCGGCCGATGGCCCTTGGCTCTACATGGCTGCGCTCAAGTTGGAGGGCTAA
- a CDS encoding 2Fe-2S iron-sulfur cluster-binding protein, producing the protein MTDVATYTVRAEFEGEIRTFPCRADQTVLNAAEAAGVMIPSSCCSGVCTTCAAVITEGSVEQPDAMGVKGELQEQGYSLLCVAFPRADLTLKTGQEDALYEAQFGQYQK; encoded by the coding sequence ATGACCGACGTGGCCACCTACACCGTCCGCGCCGAGTTCGAAGGCGAGATCCGTACCTTTCCCTGCCGCGCCGACCAGACGGTGCTCAATGCAGCGGAAGCTGCTGGCGTCATGATCCCAAGCTCATGCTGCTCCGGGGTCTGCACCACCTGTGCCGCGGTGATCACCGAGGGCAGTGTTGAGCAGCCCGACGCCATGGGCGTGAAAGGCGAGCTTCAAGAGCAGGGCTACAGCCTGTTGTGTGTGGCCTTCCCGCGCGCCGATCTCACCCTTAAAACCGGCCAGGAAGATGCGCTCTATGAAGCCCAGTTCGGGCAATATCAGAAGTGA
- a CDS encoding calcium:proton antiporter, translating to MRAAVLRETPLLIGILALISLETTTVLDWLLLQPALPVLTGLGLLSVLVLLMARGVAHHADQLAEQLAEPLGTLVLTGSVIVIELALIASTMLTGDSNPTLARDSMFSVLMIVLTGVKGVTLIVAARFQRQGRTQPMQLEDLAAVNQSGSSAYINLITTMSVLALVLPNFSQDSIEANYSLPINWLLTFVSISLYGIFLGGQVGRYRNLFIDTAQQQGSDQLSLEESTSAEPTPHDESQSSILQNVCLMAAGLLVLVLIAESMGSLIETGINDLELPSSLGGLLVGLLVVAPEALNAFQAAGKGELQRSLNTLYGSSLATLCLTVPAVLAIGEFTGTDVILGLDPIETVLLVLTLILVRPISGRVSEMDGLMLLTVGVVWVALQVVS from the coding sequence ATGAGGGCGGCCGTTCTCCGCGAAACTCCCCTACTCATCGGGATCCTGGCCTTAATCAGCCTGGAAACCACAACAGTGCTCGACTGGCTGCTCCTGCAACCCGCTCTGCCCGTCCTCACTGGCCTTGGCCTGCTCAGTGTGCTGGTGCTGCTGATGGCGCGGGGAGTGGCGCACCATGCCGATCAACTGGCGGAGCAACTCGCGGAGCCCCTGGGAACCCTGGTGCTGACCGGATCCGTGATCGTTATTGAGCTTGCCCTGATTGCCTCCACGATGCTGACGGGAGACAGCAACCCGACCCTGGCCCGCGACTCGATGTTTTCGGTGCTGATGATCGTGCTCACGGGGGTTAAGGGCGTGACCTTGATCGTGGCCGCCAGGTTTCAGAGACAGGGCCGAACCCAGCCCATGCAGCTGGAAGACCTGGCGGCTGTAAATCAGAGCGGTTCGAGTGCCTACATCAATCTGATCACCACCATGAGCGTTTTGGCTCTGGTGCTTCCCAACTTCAGCCAGGACAGCATCGAGGCCAACTACTCGCTGCCAATCAATTGGCTGCTGACGTTCGTGTCGATCAGTCTTTACGGGATTTTTCTGGGCGGCCAGGTCGGCCGCTACCGCAACCTCTTCATCGATACCGCTCAGCAACAAGGCTCCGACCAACTTTCCCTCGAGGAAAGCACCTCAGCGGAACCAACACCCCATGACGAATCTCAGAGCTCAATTCTGCAAAACGTCTGTCTGATGGCAGCAGGCCTGCTGGTGCTGGTGCTGATCGCGGAATCGATGGGAAGCCTGATCGAAACCGGCATCAACGACCTCGAGCTACCCAGTTCCCTCGGCGGCCTACTCGTGGGCTTGCTGGTGGTGGCACCAGAAGCTCTCAATGCCTTCCAAGCTGCGGGGAAAGGGGAGTTGCAGCGGTCGCTCAACACTCTCTACGGCTCGTCCCTGGCGACCCTCTGCCTCACGGTGCCGGCAGTTCTGGCGATCGGTGAATTCACAGGCACCGATGTAATCCTCGGACTGGATCCGATCGAAACGGTGCTGCTGGTGCTGACGCTGATCCTGGTGCGGCCGATCAGCGGCCGCGTCAGCGAAATGGATGGCCTGATGCTGCTCACCGTGGGCGTGGTCTGGGTGGCCTTGCAGGTGGTGAGCTGA
- a CDS encoding DUF3326 domain-containing protein: MSSAPMPTLMLVPTGIGCDIGGYAGDALPSARLLAAASGCLITHPNVMNGASLYWSDPRVHYVEGYGLDRFAVGEWALRPVRRQRIGLLLDAGIEPELAQRQIQVAEGCHASLGLDIGPVISTDAPLDVTLERGASGASWGRLGSPDALLRAGERLKQAGATGIAVVARFPEDPESEELAAYRQGSGVDALAGAEAVISHLLVKHLQIPCAHAPALDPLPLDPRLDPRAAGEELGYTFLACVLVGLSRAPDLVAAGRHRPGDLSVEQLGAVVVPEGALGGEAVLACVERNLPVVCVANPSVLSVTADALGLSQSVFHVSSYSEAAGLLLALREGLTPASLVRPLPALQRLD; the protein is encoded by the coding sequence ATGAGCTCGGCTCCGATGCCAACGCTGATGCTGGTGCCGACGGGCATTGGTTGTGACATCGGAGGCTATGCCGGTGATGCCTTGCCATCAGCACGGTTGTTGGCCGCAGCGAGCGGCTGTTTGATCACCCATCCCAATGTGATGAATGGGGCTTCGCTCTATTGGAGCGATCCCCGCGTTCACTATGTGGAGGGCTATGGCCTCGATCGTTTCGCCGTGGGCGAGTGGGCCTTGCGACCGGTGCGGAGGCAACGCATTGGGCTGTTGTTGGATGCCGGGATCGAGCCCGAGCTGGCTCAGCGCCAGATTCAGGTGGCCGAGGGCTGCCACGCCAGCTTGGGTTTGGATATCGGCCCGGTGATTTCAACGGATGCGCCGCTCGATGTGACGCTGGAGCGCGGTGCCAGTGGTGCCAGCTGGGGGCGATTGGGTTCTCCAGATGCCTTGTTGCGAGCTGGTGAACGGTTGAAGCAAGCAGGGGCGACGGGGATCGCCGTGGTGGCCCGCTTCCCAGAGGATCCGGAGAGTGAGGAGCTGGCCGCCTATCGCCAGGGCAGTGGCGTGGACGCTTTGGCCGGCGCTGAAGCGGTGATCAGTCATTTATTGGTGAAGCACCTGCAGATCCCCTGTGCCCACGCGCCAGCCTTGGATCCGTTGCCCCTGGATCCAAGGCTCGACCCGAGGGCGGCGGGTGAAGAACTGGGTTACACCTTTTTGGCTTGCGTGCTGGTGGGGCTGAGCCGGGCGCCGGATCTCGTGGCCGCTGGGCGACACAGGCCCGGAGACCTCAGTGTCGAGCAATTGGGGGCGGTTGTGGTTCCCGAAGGAGCCCTGGGGGGCGAGGCGGTGTTGGCCTGTGTGGAGCGGAATCTGCCCGTGGTTTGCGTGGCCAATCCATCGGTGTTGTCGGTCACTGCCGATGCCCTTGGCTTGAGCCAGAGCGTTTTTCATGTCAGCAGTTACAGCGAGGCAGCAGGTCTGTTGCTGGCTCTGCGGGAAGGATTGACTCCGGCGTCTCTGGTCCGCCCACTGCCAGCATTGCAACGGTTGGACTGA
- the ald gene encoding alanine dehydrogenase, which yields MAASVLSAPMASIGVPKEIKLDEKRVALTPDAVRELVSQGLEVLIEAGAGAGAGIGDDAFAAAGARLVNRDEAWGAHLVVKVKEPQAEEFAFLREDMVLFTYLHLAAYPGVGEALLEAGTTAIAYETVQLENGSLPLLAPMSEIAGRLAGQVGAHLLEKPHGGRGVLMGGCTGVQPARVVVLGAGTVGWNAARIAAAMDAEVLLLDRSPQRLRSLEADRRGRLMSVVSSRGLLERLVPTADLVIGAVLTPGGRAPTLVDEGMVQQMRPGSVIVDVAIDQGGCIATSQETTHRDPTVTIHGVQHYAVGNMPGAVPFTSTEALVSVTLPYILGIAGRGLEEAVTERPELLSGLNTVQGAVCHPGVAKALGLPPRHPMACLR from the coding sequence ATGGCAGCCTCCGTCCTCTCGGCCCCGATGGCCAGCATCGGTGTGCCGAAGGAGATCAAGCTCGATGAGAAACGGGTCGCGCTGACCCCTGACGCCGTGCGGGAGTTGGTGAGCCAGGGCCTTGAAGTGCTGATTGAAGCGGGGGCCGGAGCCGGAGCAGGAATCGGCGATGACGCGTTTGCCGCGGCGGGAGCGCGCCTGGTGAACCGAGATGAGGCCTGGGGCGCCCATTTGGTGGTGAAGGTGAAGGAACCGCAAGCGGAGGAATTTGCCTTCCTGCGGGAGGACATGGTGCTGTTCACCTACCTCCACCTGGCGGCCTATCCCGGCGTCGGGGAAGCTTTGCTGGAGGCAGGCACCACCGCCATTGCCTACGAAACCGTGCAGCTGGAGAACGGCAGCCTGCCGTTGCTGGCACCAATGAGCGAAATCGCAGGGCGGCTGGCGGGCCAGGTGGGTGCCCACCTGCTGGAAAAACCCCATGGCGGTCGTGGCGTGCTGATGGGGGGCTGCACCGGCGTGCAACCGGCCAGGGTGGTGGTGCTTGGCGCTGGCACCGTGGGCTGGAATGCCGCACGCATTGCTGCCGCAATGGATGCGGAAGTGCTACTGCTCGACCGATCACCCCAACGGTTGCGCAGCCTGGAAGCCGACCGGCGCGGCCGGCTGATGAGTGTGGTGAGCAGCCGCGGCCTGCTGGAACGGTTGGTGCCAACGGCTGATCTTGTGATCGGAGCCGTTCTCACACCCGGCGGGCGGGCCCCCACCCTGGTGGACGAAGGGATGGTGCAGCAGATGCGGCCTGGTTCGGTGATTGTCGACGTAGCCATCGACCAGGGCGGCTGCATCGCCACCAGCCAGGAAACCACTCATCGCGATCCCACCGTCACCATTCATGGCGTGCAGCACTACGCCGTGGGCAACATGCCGGGTGCTGTGCCCTTCACCTCCACCGAAGCCCTGGTCAGCGTGACGCTCCCCTACATCCTGGGCATCGCCGGCCGGGGCCTGGAAGAGGCCGTGACCGAACGACCCGAACTGCTCTCGGGCCTAAACACGGTGCAGGGTGCTGTCTGTCACCCGGGGGTAGCCAAAGCTCTTGGCCTGCCGCCCCGGCATCCGATGGCCTGCCTGCGTTAG